AGTTGGCGGGCACTCTCAGCGGCGGCGAACAACAGATGCTGGCCATCGGCAGGTCTTTGATGGGACGTCCTAGGCTGCTTCTGTTGGATGAACCGTCTCTGGGCTTGGCCCCTCTCGTGGTCCGCGAGATATTTCGAATCATCGCTCGTCTCCACCAGGAGGGAAGGGCCATCCTCCTCGTAGAACAGAACGCCCGGGAAGCGCTTCGCGTTTCCGATCGCGCCTATGTGCTCGAGATCGGCTCGATCCGCCTTTCGGGCTCCAGCGAGACACTGACAGAGGATGCTCGTGTGAAGGAGGCGTTTCTGGGGAAGGGAGCGCGTGCGAAACCTTCAGGATGAAAGAGAGATCATCATGCCCACTACCCTTGGTCGATTGAAGACGAAAAAATCGAAACCGTTAGGTCAAGAGGTATATGAGGCCCTTCGAACATCGATCCTGGTGGGTGAGCTGGCGCCGGATCAACGGCTGATCGAGGAGCAGTTGGCGGCGGAGATGGGCGCCAGCAGGACTCCGGTTCGGGAAGCGATCCAGAAACTCGAGGCCGAAAACCTGGTAACACGCAAACCTAAAGGTGGCTTCATCGTCCGACGTATGAGCATGAAAGATGTTGAGGAGGTTTTTGGAATTCGGGCCGTTTTGGAAGGCTATGCGGCGTTTCTGTCGACCAAGAACCTCAATCGCCAGGCGATAACGAAAATGGAGGAGATTCTCGATAAGTACGATGAGTGCCTCAAAAACGGGGATAACGACGGTATGATCAGGATGGCGACACTATTCCACGATCGCTTGTACCGGACCGCCAAAAGCAACATTCTGCACCAGATGATCGCCCGCCTCCGTGACTATTTTTATCGTTATCGCATGATGCTTCTCGAACTTCCGGGCATGGCCGGGGAGTCCTCTTCCGAGCACCGTCAAATGCTCGAGGCCATGAAACGTGGGGATGCGGAAGGAGCGGAGCGCATGGTGAAGGCCCATATCCTGAAGGGGC
This portion of the Deltaproteobacteria bacterium genome encodes:
- a CDS encoding GntR family transcriptional regulator, with translation MPTTLGRLKTKKSKPLGQEVYEALRTSILVGELAPDQRLIEEQLAAEMGASRTPVREAIQKLEAENLVTRKPKGGFIVRRMSMKDVEEVFGIRAVLEGYAAFLSTKNLNRQAITKMEEILDKYDECLKNGDNDGMIRMATLFHDRLYRTAKSNILHQMIARLRDYFYRYRMMLLELPGMAGESSSEHRQMLEAMKRGDAEGAERMVKAHILKGQEVLLREAKAGNLNL